GGCGTCCATTTGaaagttaaattttaaaccTGCATTTTGCTAAGAATAGCCCTATTACACACGAGTCTTATTCTAATTATGATGATTAAGTGATTAGAGattatttacttttacttaAAGGGAAACCCCCCAGTATTAAAACTCGTCTTAGTTTTAACTATAATGACTTGTAGTAGGATCACTTTGAATACGtttctttgatttaaaaaaccaaACAAACATATATCGCCTCTATCTTATCAGAAACGCGATGCGAATGTTAGTTGTTTAAATGTTGTCTCAGTTGAATAATCCCAGGCTCACCAACAGTTATAATGTATAGAGATATTTTATCTTTTCTAGGCAGGTCCAGCCTTGTTCCCTTACCTCAACGGCAAAGGCGGATCTCAAGGTTATGGTCTTTCAGCTTCCATCAACATCTTCTCTCTCATCGGCGGCCCCGTATCCATAGCTTTCACCGAGCGGGCTAGACCAGAGAGAGGCTGCTACGCTGAGGACTTTGGATCCTTTTATACGTAAGTTTCTAAAAGTCCTAAAGGACCACAAACAAGAAATTGAACATATAATAGAGAGAACATATACAACATACATTGCCAAGAAGTAACGACTTATACTATATGTTTTTACAGAAGATAAGCttctaagtaaaataaaatatttcaaactttGGTGTTCAgcaaaaaatattgttaaattcTAATAGTATAACCATGGGATTGGTTAACAGTTAAATAATGATCCCTAATTTCTGTGTTTTGTCAAAATGTTATTATTCTTAATGAGGCAGTAAAGAACTGGTGGATATTAACGAACAGTTTATAAAGGTAATCGATAAATACAATTTGTCTTAATTCTATATTCTCGTGCGTATTGAATGTTTGGTCCTAATAGAAGATCTCTTTTACAACTCATTATCTAtggaagtatatatatatatataattctcttcatggctcaagagtttggacaagaagtaaaggaaagatcactcttttatttctgcaagtcggtcTAGAGTTacccaacgaaaaaaaaagagtattatTAACCCGTTttaaaatagcagggccggacctaaccatcatggaaagatcacacttttttaaaatttctaccCCACAtagttttagcggcgaaaaaaagaggggggggggaggagaacaagtaatctactctgtattcaccagtcaataaatagcagggccggaatCAACCGTtatggggccctatgcgaaacggatttgcggggccaagtttgggtagggatacggataataagtgaaatttaagagtttgtattagaaaataaattcgtctttgcattttattcattctttactacgtacagaactactttacgagccttgcgtgtagcgaagtcatgcAGTATACCACAAAAAggtttatttcctacatagatcaagcTTAATATCAAGAAATACCAAGACAATGACAAttattgtctatatatttcatgagatttatatgagttttcaaaagattttaaataatttccggACATTTCCatgaatttttcgtatattttgcaatttcaggagattttcaggagctcctggtaaatctacaggaggccgcgggaattctgttataagttataaaatggtttaatttaataatttacacccagAATTAGCgagggtcctttgaaagtgtggaacccactgcggccgcattggtctaagtccggccctgcaaaataacggcgtatgctagTATGCTACGTAGGTCGACTACTTAGAAATTTTTTGAGTAATAAATGAGAAGCTAAACAGAGCTTTgcggcagttggtcgttgtgtgtGCCATTGAAGGCCCTCTTTATTATCTGGATTAGCAACGAGTGACACTGAACAGTCTTCTCCTCTGTAGACCACAAAGTTGTAAAAGGCAAGCTCAGTGAATGTATTGCTGTTATTTGGTTCAGGATGTAAACTTTCCCCCGTAAAGACTAGCTCTATAGTCTGGtctttaaaaattgtaataatgttgtttgttttagttgtattggtttgtttgtttttttgcaagACTATTTCTTTGTTCTCAGTGGTCTGCCACCAGCTCAGCCTTACAGAGGCTTCGGAGGCTACGGAGGAGTAGGATCAAGCTACGGAGGTCTCAATGGATTGGGTGGACTTGGCGGTGGATTCAATGGATTAGGTGGACTCGGTGGATATGGATCTGGTTTAGGCTCAAATTACGGGATGGGAGGACAGGGATACGGCCTAGGAGGTCAAGGATACGGCCCTGACGGACAAGGTTACGGCCTTGGAGGACAGGGATATGGCATGGGAGGTCAAGGATACGGCATGGGAGGCCAAGGTTATGGAGGACCTGGACCCATGGGTGGAGCTGGCCCAATTGGAGGAGCTGGCTATTCCGGAGTCATCTACACTGAGCGCGCACCAGGCATCGTTGCCAACATCCGCCTCACCCCTGGAACCGCTTCCGAGATCAACATTGACACCTTGTCTGGTTTCTCTAGCCTGAAAGACCTGGCTGGCAGAGGCATCGTTGTAAGTAGTTAGATATCAGATGTTTTAGGATATACTTATGTTTTATaactccctctctttctctctcgctttcACTCTAGTTTAATGtacaaatacaattaaaaactaaaattgttgaaaaattgcaatgtattttaataaactATATAATCATTGTGTGTTCAATTTACACTTTTCTAAGCGTTTACCTTTATAGCAAGAAGATAGAGTACTTTTAGAAGTTgattgacattgtttttttattatcaaaatCTCTTCCAATCTTCTACTATTCATTGTCTTACATTTATCTTTAGCTTCTGTTATGGCGCTACCAGATTTCTTCATattcctttttctctctctgaaTGCGTTTTAAAGCTTGAACAGGATCTTAACTtacaaacaaagagcagattactagGATGAACTTATAGTGAAGAAGTTCCGTTCCACGTTTTACAATATGTATCTAATGAAAATATTCcctgataagaaaaaaaacaacaacacaataaaCTGCTACTTGTATAACATATTATGTATCCATGACAACCTTCTCTATGACAGGTTTGCCCAGACGCTGCTGTTGGAGACAAATATGGTGAATATGTCTGTGAGAATGGAATCCTGTCTTGCTGTGCCCTCCACTACGACAACGGGGAACAGAAACTGACTGTCAGCTACAACTACTAGACTGAGGCAACCACGTGACTTAACAACCAACACCGACTTCTGATCTTAAAGAATGCGCTGTCAGAAgtcgacctttttttttgtaccaccATTGTCAAAATGAATGCTATGTAAATGATATAACACTAGAAGATTGTGGGAAGAAAGCAATGCTTCCGAAAGATATTTGAACactgaaataaacaaacaaaaacagtttttaatttGTTGTTTCAGTTTTTACTTAGAGTCtattaaatgtttttacttAGAGTCtattaaatgtttttacttAGAGTCtattaaatgtttttacttAGAGTCtattaaatgtttttacttaagagtctattaaatgtttttacttAGAGTCTATTGTACGTGACGTAATGGGATAAAAAGCATGATGCTTGAAGTCTATGTAGATAGTGTAGACCACTGGAAGCTGAAGGAAACCTTGTATCGAATGAAGTATGCAAGTTCGAAAGTTGAAATAGAAGAGACAATATTGAATCTCAATTATTCCCAGACAGATGGAGTCATCATGATTTTAACTTGGATTAAAAGCTTTATGCCTATCTCATAAGGATGTTGAGATTCATTAAAAATAGACTACCTAAATCTAACTTTTATAAaagaatgttttcttgaatgaaCAATGGATAATGCACATGAAACGCTTAAAGATATTTGAGGCTaatccactggcggatccagggggggggggcggtaggggcgatcgaaggggggggggcggacgaactttagtatagcattcacacaatttgtatacgaatttattacttatgttaaaaatatatactaattatttatatttcaacctatttttagattatttcgcccccccctctagtatgttggccgatttggtggggtcgggagggggcgatggtatcaatcccgcccccacccccccccttaaatttcgagtgggggggcggtccaatttattggtagaaatcacagcctgctaacaaaatcaattaaatatctatatccttgtaacttgttattgatattttaaccgatctttatattatgtcgttccctgtttgccgattggtggggggaggggacgaatacctcttctgcccttcccacctaaaccctttgagtggggggggggcggtccgtttttattgagaaatcatagtttgtgaacaaaattagttgaattaatatataaattttatattatgtcgctccctttctggtattttggccgattcggtggggtgagaggggggggggggcgattgcatgtactgccctccccactctagccctctgagtgctggggggggcggtcctatttttgtggagaatcatagtttgtgaataaaattagttgaatatctatataatataaactacgtattgatatgtgacccattgtaaatatgtcgtaccacactctaatatcaaattgtatcattagaaaatttaaatgaaaaagggttgtaccaggtgggaggggcgatacatgcaatcgcatttcccccatcggacaaatcaatactttttctttttgtattatagttaagaaattacaaaattaaaaaaatctgtcactaatataatttatatatactataaattaaattcttatatcgagtcgccccatacctattctttaatgccaaatgcaatctttagcagaaattagtaaaggagcgaggattaatcgttttcactctaccgccattcccatttccagacagagtttttgtaatttcacatgaagttatcataagtattttaagaaagactttgcattggaaaa
The DNA window shown above is from Biomphalaria glabrata chromosome 5, xgBioGlab47.1, whole genome shotgun sequence and carries:
- the LOC106063393 gene encoding spidroin-1-like translates to MATIQLVTFVALALCLASAQPFLPGLQVLPYSKGYIKEPLTLTCAVNFTDKYKPNAGIVNAIAVTIKEKQGLYGGAGPALFPYLNGKGGSQGYGLSASINIFSLIGGPVSIAFTERARPERGCYAEDFGSFYTGLPPAQPYRGFGGYGGVGSSYGGLNGLGGLGGGFNGLGGLGGYGSGLGSNYGMGGQGYGLGGQGYGPDGQGYGLGGQGYGMGGQGYGMGGQGYGGPGPMGGAGPIGGAGYSGVIYTERAPGIVANIRLTPGTASEINIDTLSGFSSLKDLAGRGIVVCPDAAVGDKYGEYVCENGILSCCALHYDNGEQKLTVSYNY